In a single window of the Streptomyces sp. HUAS ZL42 genome:
- a CDS encoding YggT family protein translates to MSVVLDVIYIALMVFLIVLIFRLVMDYVFQFARSWQPGKAMVVVLEATYTVTDPPLKLLRRVIPPLRLGGVALDLSFFVLMIIVYILISIVSRL, encoded by the coding sequence ATGAGCGTGGTCCTGGATGTCATCTACATCGCGCTGATGGTGTTCCTCATCGTGCTCATCTTCCGGTTGGTCATGGACTATGTCTTCCAGTTCGCCCGCTCATGGCAACCCGGCAAGGCGATGGTGGTCGTTCTGGAGGCCACCTACACTGTCACCGATCCACCGCTCAAGCTTCTGCGGCGGGTCATCCCGCCGCTGCGTCTCGGGGGCGTGGCGCTCGACCTGTCCTTCTTCGTACTGATGATCATCGTCTACATCCTGATCTCGATCGTGAGCCGGCTGTGA
- a CDS encoding DivIVA domain-containing protein, producing MPLTPEDVRNKQFTTVRLREGYDEDEVDAFLDEVEAELTRLLRENEDLRAKLAAATRAAAQNQQNMRKPPEQDQQPGIPNQGMRGPGAPVPAGISGPPQQPMGGPMGGPPQLPSGAPQLPAGPSGQGPQGPGPMGQGPMGQGPMGQGPMGQGPMGGQPPMQQMGGPMGGPMGGPMGGPMGGPGQGPGGDSAARVLSLAQQTADQAIAEARSEANKIVGEARSRAEGLERDARAKADALERDAQEKHRVAMGSLESARATLERKVEDLRGFEREYRTRLKSYLESQLRQLETQADDSLAPPRTPATASLPPSPAPSMAPAGASAPSYGGNPMGGAPSPAAPSYGGQQQMTPAMTQPMAPVRPQGPSPMGQAPSPMRGFLIDEDDN from the coding sequence ATGCCGTTGACCCCCGAGGACGTGCGGAACAAGCAGTTCACGACCGTCCGCCTCCGAGAAGGCTATGACGAGGACGAGGTCGATGCCTTCCTCGACGAGGTCGAAGCCGAACTGACCCGTCTTCTCCGCGAGAACGAGGACCTGCGCGCCAAACTGGCCGCGGCCACGCGTGCTGCTGCCCAGAACCAGCAGAACATGCGCAAGCCTCCGGAGCAGGATCAGCAGCCCGGCATTCCGAACCAGGGCATGCGAGGCCCGGGTGCACCGGTGCCCGCCGGCATATCGGGCCCGCCGCAGCAGCCGATGGGTGGCCCCATGGGTGGCCCGCCCCAGCTGCCGAGCGGTGCCCCGCAGCTGCCTGCCGGTCCCAGCGGTCAGGGTCCGCAGGGTCCCGGTCCGATGGGCCAGGGTCCGATGGGTCAAGGCCCGATGGGCCAGGGTCCGATGGGTCAAGGCCCGATGGGCGGTCAGCCGCCCATGCAGCAGATGGGTGGCCCGATGGGCGGCCCCATGGGCGGTCCCATGGGCGGTCCGATGGGCGGCCCCGGTCAGGGCCCCGGCGGCGACAGCGCCGCCCGTGTCCTCTCGCTGGCCCAGCAGACCGCCGACCAGGCGATCGCCGAGGCCCGCTCCGAGGCCAACAAGATCGTCGGTGAGGCGCGTTCGCGCGCCGAGGGTCTCGAGCGGGACGCCCGCGCGAAGGCCGACGCCCTTGAGCGGGACGCGCAGGAGAAGCACCGCGTCGCGATGGGCTCCCTGGAGTCCGCCCGCGCCACGCTGGAGCGGAAGGTCGAGGACCTCCGTGGCTTCGAGCGCGAGTACCGCACGCGCCTGAAGTCCTACCTCGAGTCGCAGCTGCGTCAGCTGGAGACCCAGGCGGACGACTCGCTTGCCCCGCCGCGCACTCCGGCCACGGCGTCCCTGCCGCCGTCCCCGGCGCCCTCCATGGCTCCGGCCGGCGCGAGCGCCCCGTCCTACGGCGGCAACCCGATGGGTGGTGCGCCGAGCCCCGCTGCTCCGTCCTACGGCGGGCAGCAGCAGATGACGCCGGCCATGACCCAGCCCATGGCGCCGGTCCGTCCGCAGGGTCCGTCTCCCATGGGCCAGGCGCCCTCACCGATGCGAGGCTTCCTCATCGACGAGGATGACAACTGA